TCAGGCTCTTGTTCTTCAATAGGTGCAGTTGTTGATGTATTTCCCTCATCATTAGACTCAGCACTCGCTGTTGATTCACCAACAAAATTAGCGGTATCTAATAACGGAATATTAAAGTCAAACTTAATGCTTGGTATGTCGCTAAGCACAACACTACTACTACCTACAATTTGCGTTTTACCGTCGATGTCTATCGCTAGTTTAGAAAGCTCAGCGGTTTTACTATGCATCGTGTAAGACAAAGCTAACTCAGCTTGAACATCCATTGCGCCATTAGGTATTGCACTACCTTGCAAGTTCAAGCCATTGCTAACATCCGTTAAGGCAATCTTGCTAAAGTCTTCAGCGATGAATATCAAACCGCTTGCTTGTTGTTCCACTAAGATTTCACCATCATCAAATTTTAGCGAGAGACTAAAACCGTTATCTTTACCAAGCTCTAGGCCATCTAATCTAAAGTTAACAGGGCCTAACTTTTGGGTTTTATTTAAGGCTAAATCAATCAGTTCAACATTGGCGTCAACGATTTCTATGCCTGCCAAACTAACATTCCAGCCAGCTGGCGCAGAACTAGAAGACTCTTCGTCACTTGCAGGCTCACTTGGCGCAGATTGGCTTTCATTAGTTTGAGTTAAATCATCAAGGCTAGTACTTCCATCAGCTTTGGTTTGATGGCGTAAGGTTAAACCCCGAACAGAGATATCCCCTACTTCGATACTTTTGCTAAACAAAGGCATTAAGGCTACTGACATTTCGGCACCGGCAATACTAATGGTATCACCGTCACCAAATTCAGGGTTGTCGCGAAGCCTTAAGCTCCCTAACTCAAAACCAATACTAGGAAAAAAACGCCAGCCTAGATCGCCTTCAATAACTAATTCTCTGCCGGTTGTCTCCTTGGTTTTTTCGACCAAAAGCTTTTTAATATCATCGGTGTTCACCGTTGATACAGCGACAACAACACCAATAACCAGTAGTACAACCAGGGCCGCTACAACATAGAGCAACTTTTTCATAATCTTCCCTATTTACAAAGCTGTTGAATAAGTATGTGCTTAAATTCTAAAAAGTAATTCAGTATTTACATTATTATCGGTTTATCTAGTTCGTTAGATTTTTATCAAAAACTTAGTTTGAAGCCAATAAGTCGCGAATCTTGGCATTAATAATATCGATAGCAATGCGGTTTTTCCCACCGCGTGGAATGATCACATCGGCATATTGCTTAGAAGGCTCAACAAACTGAAGGAACATAGGGCGAACGGTATTGTGATATTGAGACAATACCGAATCTAAAGTTCTGCCACGCTCTTTTACATCACGCTGAATTCTTCGCGCTAAACAAATATCTAAGGGTGTATCCACAAAAATACTGATGTCCAACTGTTCTCGAATAGCTGGATCGGTAAAAAGTAAAATGCCCTCTAGTACAATGATTTTTGTTGGTTTCACTGTTCTTGTTTCAGCCATACGGTTATTTACTTTGTAACTGTATTGAGGCTGCTCGATGGGCTCTCCACCCTTTAGTTGTTTTAAGTGCTCAACTAACAAATCATGATCCATAGCCTTGGGATGGTCATAGTTAGTTTGTTTGCGTTGCTCTGGCGTAATGTGGCTTTGGTCTTTGTAATAGCTGTCTTCATTAATTACTACGATGCAGCTATCACCTAGCTCGGTGCGAATATCGTTAACGATGGTTTGAGAGAACAAACTTTTACCTGAAGCAGACGCTCCAGAGATCCCAATTACTACGATATTATGATCTTGATTTTGCATAGAAATAACCTAGTTCTTTTGGCGCAATTATAGGTGCAATATAACTATTAGTCATTAC
The Agarivorans aestuarii DNA segment above includes these coding regions:
- a CDS encoding AsmA family protein, which encodes MKKLLYVVAALVVLLVIGVVVAVSTVNTDDIKKLLVEKTKETTGRELVIEGDLGWRFFPSIGFELGSLRLRDNPEFGDGDTISIAGAEMSVALMPLFSKSIEVGDISVRGLTLRHQTKADGSTSLDDLTQTNESQSAPSEPASDEESSSSAPAGWNVSLAGIEIVDANVELIDLALNKTQKLGPVNFRLDGLELGKDNGFSLSLKFDDGEILVEQQASGLIFIAEDFSKIALTDVSNGLNLQGSAIPNGAMDVQAELALSYTMHSKTAELSKLAIDIDGKTQIVGSSSVVLSDIPSIKFDFNIPLLDTANFVGESTASAESNDEGNTSTTAPIEEQEPDLTVLKTLNLDGTLSIDKLQHQKLHIEDIKQQVQIKDGILRLKELSANLYGGRLESNAVINGQKPVASYSTSAKLLGVQARPLLSDAADFDFVAGGLNVDLKLKGNGLTPTAIKKKISGPINATFTDGAIYGVNIPQMIRSAKAAIKGGDKSQAQQEQKTDFSELVINSSLGNSLAKVNKMQMSSPLLRIDGKGQTHLIKESLNFEFITKVVASLEGQGSKNDLAGLDIPINVKGSWAEPKVNLDMKKLFEGQAKEAVNKELKKALGDNEDSKKILDSLGGFFN
- the udk gene encoding uridine kinase — translated: MQNQDHNIVVIGISGASASGKSLFSQTIVNDIRTELGDSCIVVINEDSYYKDQSHITPEQRKQTNYDHPKAMDHDLLVEHLKQLKGGEPIEQPQYSYKVNNRMAETRTVKPTKIIVLEGILLFTDPAIREQLDISIFVDTPLDICLARRIQRDVKERGRTLDSVLSQYHNTVRPMFLQFVEPSKQYADVIIPRGGKNRIAIDIINAKIRDLLASN